The following proteins come from a genomic window of Salvia hispanica cultivar TCC Black 2014 chromosome 4, UniMelb_Shisp_WGS_1.0, whole genome shotgun sequence:
- the LOC125218505 gene encoding photosystem I reaction center subunit V, chloroplastic, producing MASALFSAPTFQGLRPLNKATDSSSSLLLSKPASAAFRRSTIGKRSGAVKAELNPSLVISLSTGLSLFLGRFVFFNFQRENVAKQVPEQNGISHFEAGDVRAKEYVSLLKSNDPVGFNIVDVLAWGSIGHIVAYYVLATSSNGYDPSFFG from the coding sequence ATGGCCTCCGCCTTGTTCTCCGCCCCAACCTTCCAAGGCCTCCGCCCACTGAACAAGGCCACcgactcctcctcctccctccTCCTCTCCAAGCCCGCCTCCGCCGCCTTCCGCCGCAGCACCATCGGCAAGCGCAGTGGCGCCGTGAAGGCGGAGCTGAATCCGTCGCTGGTGATAAGCCTGAGCACGGGGCTGTCGCTGTTCCTAGGCAGGTTCGTGTTCTTCAACTTCCAGAGGGAGAACGTGGCGAAGCAGGTGCCGGAGCAGAACGGGATCTCGCACTTCGAGGCCGGCGACGTCCGCGCCAAGGAGTACGTCAGCCTCCTCAAATCCAACGATCCTGTCGGATTCAACATCGTCGACGTGCTCGCCTGGGGATCCATCGGCCACATCGTCGCCTACTACGTTCTCGCCACCTCTAGCAATGGCTACGACCCCAGCTTCTTCggttga